The DNA region CGGCACCGCCGGCGACCGCGTCGACATCCGCTTCGGCGAGACCACCTCCGCCGAGAACACCGTGCGCTACAACCTCAACACCACCAACACCTACCAGGACATCGTCACCCTGCGTGACGGCGAGCAGGCCCTGGAGACCTGGGGCGCGCGCGTCTTCCGCTACGTCGAGATCGTCGGTGCCCCCGAGCCGGTCACCGCCGACAACCTCCAGGCCCTGGCGATGGTCTACCCGTTCGACGCCGAGGCCTCGGAGTTCGCCGCCTCGGACAGCGACCTGGTCGACGTCTACGAGCTCTCCAAGCACTCCATCGAGGCGCTCAACCTCAACTTCTACACCGACTCCTGGACCCGCGAGCGGATCAACTACGAGGCCGACGCCTACCTGCAGCAGATGTCGTCGATGTACCTGATGGACGACCTCTCGCTGGCCCGGTACTCGATGAACTACTTCCGTTCCAACCGGACCTGGCCCACCGAGTGGCCGATCTACGTGATCCTCGCCGTCGCCGACGCCTGGCGCCAGACCGGTGACACCTCCGAGCTCGCCGACTACTACCCCGAGCTGCAGAACAAGCTCGAGCGCGGCTGGCTGGAGGAGTCCACCGGGCTGATCCGCAAGGACAGCGGCTCCAACGGCGGCAACAGCAAGACCGACGACGACATCGTCGACTGGCCCACCAGCGAGCGCGACGGCTACCAGTTCCGGCCGTACAACACGGTGATCAACTCGATCTACTACCGCGCGTTCACCGACATGGCGCAGATCGCCACCGAGCTCGGCGAGGACGCCGACGCTGCGTCGTACACGGAGCGGGCCGAGCGGTTGCGCAGCGCCGTCAACGACACCTTCTACAACACCGAGACCGGCGCGTACGACGACGGCATGGACGCCGGGCAGAACCTGACCGGCCACTACTCGCTGCACGCCAGCGCGTTCGCGCTCGCCTTCGGGGTGCCGACGGCGGACATCGCCGGTGACGTCGCCACCTACGTGGCCTCGCGCGGGATGTCCTGCAGCGTTTACTGCGCGGCGTTCCTGGTGAAGGGCCTCTACGACGGCGACCGCGGCCAGGACGCGCTGAACATGCTCACCGACGGCACCGGGGTGCGCAGCTGGCTGAACATGATCCGGCTCGGCGCCGGCGCCACGATGGAGGCCTGGGACCCGTCGCTGAAGAGCAACCTGACCTACTCCCACCCGTGGGCCGCCTCGCCGGCGTTCAACATCCCCGCCGGCACCTTCGGCATCCGGCCCACCGAGCCCGGCTACGCCACCTTCCAGGTCAAGCCGCAGCCCGGCGAGCTGGAGTGGGCCACCATCCGCACGCCCACGGTGCGCGGTGACGTCGGCGTCGGGTTCGACACCCGCCAGGGCGGCTCCGACGGCGGCGCGACGGGCGGCTCGGAGGGTGCGATGACCGTGGTCACTGCGGTGCCCGGCAACGCGGTCGGCACCGTCTCGCTGCCGACCACCGCCGAGACCGAGACCACCGTGTACGTCGACGGCGTCGCCCAGCAGGTCACCCCCGAGGGCGGCTACCTGACCGTCCCGGCGTCGCCACCGGCTGCCACGTGGTCTCGACCGTCGAGGACGTCGAGCTCGCCGACGAGCTGCTCGAGATCTGCGACCCGGACGCCGGCGAGACCCCGGCGGCCACCGCGCCGCCCACCATCGGCGGGGACGCCACCGTCGGCGCCCGGCTGCGGGCCACCGACGGGGAGTGGGACCGCGACGGCCTCACCCTCACCCGCCAGTGGCTGCGGGACGGGACCCCGATCGACGGGGCCACCGGTCGGACCTACCGGGTCGTCGCGGACGACGTACGGGCGCGGCTGTCGGTGCAGGTCACCGCGACCGCCGGCGACGCGGCCGGGATGGCCACCTCCGAGCCGACCGCACGGGTCACCAAGCGTGCGAGCCTCACCCGCGCCACGCTGAACCGGAAGATCGTCAAGCCCGGGAAGAAAATGCGGCTCAAGGTGCGGGTCCTCACCGGTCCGGTGAAGGCCGACGGCAAGGTGCGGATCCGGCGCAGCGGAGCCACGCCGGTCGTCCGAACGCTGCGCAACGGGCGCGCCAGCCTCACCTTCACCGCCCGCGGCAAGGGCCGGCAGACCGTCCGGGTCGCCTACCTCGGCTCGGACGGCACACAGCGGTCGGCCGCCAGGACGCTGGTCTACCGGGTCCGCCGCTGACGGAGCGGGTGATGAGCGAGGTGGTCGGGGCGGGCTCGCCCCGACCACCTACGGACCGGTAGGTTTCGCCCGGTGCGACGGGGATCGAGTGCAGTGGTGGGGCGTGCCCGGCGACCGCGGATCCGACTCGCGGTGACCCCGATGGTCGCGCTCCTGGCGGCGGTCGCGCTCTCCACGGGGTGCGGCGCGCAACCGGTGGCGCCGACCATGGAGGCCACCGGCGCACCCACCCGCGGCTCCGGCGACGAGGCGGCCGCGGGACCGGCGGGGCCCGAGGCGGCCCGCGCCGAGCGGCACGCCGAGCCGGCGCGGCCGCTGGCCGGCAAGGTGGTCGTGCTCGACCCCGGCCACCAGCTCGGCAACGCCCGCTTCCCGACCGAGACCAACGCCCCGGTCGACGCCGGCGGCTTCAGCAAGGCCTGCAACTCCACCGGCACCGCCACCGACGACGGCTACCCCGAGGCGACCCTCGTCTGGGAGGTCGCCGCCCGAGTGCGGGCACGGCTGGAGGAGCGCGGCGCGACCGTGGTGCTCACCCGCGCCCGCAACAGTGCGGAGGAGTGGGGGCCGTGCATCGACGTACGAGGTCGCGCCGGAAACCCGGGGAGCCCGGGCCGACCGCCAACCTCAAGATCAGCCTGCACGCCGACGGCAACCTCGGCGCCGACGCGCGCGGGTTCCACGTGATCGCGCCGGCCGGTGACGACGCGGTGGCGCGCAGCTCGTGGCGGCTGGGCCGTGACGTCCGCGACGCCCTCGCCGCGGCGAAGCTGCCGATCTCGACCTACACCGCCCAGCGGGGCTCCACACACGTGACGACCTGGGCACCCTCAACCTCGCCCGGATCCCGTCGGTGATGGTCGAGCTGGGCAACATGCGCGACCCGGCCGACGCGGCCCGGATGGTCTCCGACCGGGGGCAGCGCACCTACGCGCTGGCCGTGGCCGCGGCCGTCGAGGACTATCTCGGGTAGACCGGGGGCGTCAGGGACGCCTCCTCCTGCCGTGCGGCTCCAGGTGCGGGCACCGGTCGCCGTACTTGCGCCGGCACCGGACCTTGCGGCGCCACCGCCGGAAACGTGCTGACATCGACCTTCTCCGCCTCGGTGTGCAACGTGTTCTCCCGAGGACGCCATGCTGGCACGCGGCGGCACGGCGTGCGGGCGGTTGCGGGCGAGGCGGGACGGAACGGGACGAACGTCCTGCGCCGACGTCGCCGCGGAGGCGGCGGAGCGGTCGCATAGGGTCGCAGCCATGTCCGACGTCCGCACCGCGCACTGGGACGACTGGACGATCGAACAGCTGATCGCGGCCAAGGGCGACCGGCGGGTCAGCCTGGTGGTCCCTGCCCGCAACGAGGCCGCCACCGTCGGCGACGTGGTCAGCCGGGTGCGGTCCGCGCTGGTGGAGACCGTCGACCTGCTCGACGAGATCGTGGTGATCGACTCCGACTCCACCGACGCCACGTTCGAGGTGGCCGCCTCGGCCGGCGCGGTGGTGCACCGTGCCGCCGAGATCCGCCCCGACCTCGGCACCCGCCCCGGCAAGGGCGAGGCGATGTGGAAGTCGCTCTTCGTCACCAGCGGCGACGTGCTGGTCTTCATGGACGCCGACCTCACCGACTGGGACACCCACTTCGTGCCCGGCCTGCTCGGGCCGCTGCTGGAGCCCGGCTCCGCGGTCGAGCTGGTCAAGGGCTTCTACGCACGGCCCGGCGTCGGGGGACCGCTCGACGGTGGCAGGGTCACCGAGCTCGTCGCCCGGCCGCTGATCGCGCTGCTCTTCCCCGACCTGGCCGGGCTGGTGCAGCCGCTCGCCGGCGAGTGGGCGGTACGACGCTCGCTCTTCGCCACCCTGACCGTCCCGACCGGCTATGCCGTGGAGCTCGCCGCACTGGTCGACACCGTGCGGCTGCGGGGGGTCGAGACGATCGCGCAGGTGGATCTCGGCGTACGGGCTCATCAGCACCAGGCGCTGCACGACCTCGGTGGGATGGCGACGCAGATCCTGGCGGCGGGGTTGGCGCGGTCCGGTGGTGCTGGTGGTGGCGCGCCGACGACACCGGCCACGCTGCGGCAGTTCCGGATGGACGGCGGCCCCACACCGCACGACCGCGCCGTACCGACCGACGAGCGACCACCAGCGGAGGAGTATCTGTGAGCGGCCCGATGAGGTTCCGACGGCACCACGTCGACGCCGACGCCGACCTGATGATGGCGATCGTGAACCGCACCCCCGACTCCTTCTTCGACAAGGGCGCGACCTGGGCCGAGGACGCCGCGTTCGCACGGGTCGAGTCGGTGGTGGCCGAGGGCGCGGAGATCGTCGACATCGGCGGCATCAAGGCCGCTCCGGGCGTCGAGATCGGGCCCGAGGAGGAGCGGGCGCGGGTGGTCGACTTCGTCGCCCGGGTCCGCGCGTCCTTCCCCGACCTGGTGATCTCCGTCGACACGTGGCGCGCCTCGGTCGGCGCCGCGGTCTGCGAGGCCGGGGCCGACATCCTCAACGACGCCTGGGGCGGCGCGGACCCCGAGCTCGTCGACGTCGCGGCCCAGTACGACGCCGGCATCATCTGCACCCACACCGGCGGGGTGACCCCGCGGACCCGCCCCTACCGGATCGAGTACGCGGACCTGATGGGTTCGGTGCTCTCCGACTGCCTCGGCTATGCGGAGCGCGCGCTGGCGGCGGGCGTGGCCCGCGAGTCGATCGTGATCGACCCGGCCCACGACTTCGGCAAGAACACCTTCCACTCCCTCGAGGTGACCCGCCGCCTCGGCGAGATGGTGGAGACCGGGTGGCCGGTGCTGGTGTCGCTGTCCAACAAGGACTTCGTCGGCGAGACCCTGGGGATGGAGGTCGGTGACCGGCTGATCGGGACGCTGGCGGCGACCGCCTGGTGCGCCCAGGCCGGCGCCCGGATCTACCGCGTGCACCAGGTCACCGAGACCCGCCAGACCGTCGACATGGTCGCCTCCATCGCGGGACGGCGACCGCCGCTGCGGGCGATCCGGGGGATCCAGTGAACGCGGTTCCACCGCCCACCGGTGCACCGGCGCGGTCGACGGCGTCGGTGGTGCCGGTGGTGTTGGTGCCGGGGGTGCCGGCGCTGCTGCCGGAGTATGCGTCGCTGGAGGACCCGGTGGCCGACCTGCGAGCGGCGTGCCGGACCGCGGTCGAGCGGCTGGGCCCGCGGGTGCGGGTGGTCGCCTCGGCGCCGTCAGGCGGGCGGGTGGGTGCGGCTCTGGTCGAAGCATCCGCCGGGCAGGTCGTCGACGACGGGGAGACCGGCGTGCTGCTGGTCGGCAACGGCTCGGCGAAGCGGACCGAGAAGGCGCCGGGTCACCTCGACGAGCGGGCCGAGGCGTTCGACGCCGCGCTCGCGGCAGGGCTGCGCGGCGGGACGGTCGCGGTGGACGCCGCCCTGGCCGACGAGCTGTGGGCCGACGTCGGGGCGCTGGCGGCCGTCGACGGGCTCGGTGCCGGCGAGATGCTCTACGACGCGACGCCGTTCGGGGTGGCGTACTGGGTCGTCGGCTGGCGCTGACGCCGTCGGCGGAAGCGGCTTCGGCTCTCCTTCTCCGCTCACCATCTCCAATGCGTCGGAAGTCCTGCATTGCGTCGGTGGTGCTGCTTAGCCTGGAGGCCTGGTTCGGAGGAGGTTCCATGGCACGTCTCGTCGCGGTGCTGTGCTCAGCGCTGTTGCTCATCGCCGGATTCGACGCGCCGGTCGCCGGAGCATCGGCCAGCGCGAAGCCGCAGATCGGCGACACCCGGGTCGAGCGCGCCCCGATCGGCAAGAAGGGTGGGCTGATGAACCCGGTGGTGTGGTGCCCCTCGGGTCAGGAGCCGCGCATCCGCACCGAGGTCACCGGCCTCGACACTGATTTCCACGTCGTGTGGCGCTACCGCGGCACGCTGCCGGGCATGTTCTTCCCGCGGGTCGCGGTCGGCCGCTACGAGCTCGCGACCAAGGCGAGGTGTGGTCGGCGGACCGCCACCCGGGTGGAGACCGTTCGAGTGAAGGAGAAGACGCACGCGACCACCGTCACCCGGTCCGAGTTCAAGCGGATCAAGCGAGGGATGACCCGCTCGCAGGTCACGAGGATCATCGGCTACGACGGCTGGGGCACTTCGTACGCCGGGACCATGTGGCGCACCTACGAGATGATGGCGTTCTGGGGCCTCTCGACGGTCGAGTTCCGCGACCGGCGGGTGGTCAGGAAGTTCTGGAAGGTCGGACACGACTGACCGTCGCGGTTGGCGGCGGCGCTGGTCGGTCTGGTCGCCACCGCCGCGCTTGCGATCTCTGGGCACGATCTCTAGGCACGATCTCTAGGCTGAGCCCATGACCCAACCGGTGGTGGTCGTCGGTGCGGGCGGCATGGGCCGCTGCGTCCTCGACGTGATCGATGCGGTGAACGAGGCGCAGCCGAGCCCGGCGTACGAGGTGATCGGTGTCGTCGACGACGGCGACCCGGACCCGGACCTGCTGGCGGCACGCGGTGTCGACCTCCTCGGCGGGGTGAATGCACTGGAGGATCTCCCGACCGAGGTCGGCTATCTGATCGGGATCGCGAACACCGCTGTGAAGCGCCGCCTCGACGAGAGGCTGTCCGTGATCGGCCGCCCCTCGCCGGTGCTGGTGCACCCCAACGTGCACCGGGGGTTCGACGTACGTCTCGGGCCAGGGAGCGTGATCTGCTCGCACGTCAGCATGGAGAACCACATCCGCGTCGGACGGCACGTGCACGTCAACCAGAACAGCACCGTCGGGCACGACACGGTCCTCGGTGACCACAGCACGGTCAGTCCGCTGGTGGCGGTCTCCGGCAACGTGGTGATGAAGGACGAGGTGTTCGTCGGGACCGGTGCCTCGATCCGTCAGGGTGTGCAGCTCGGCCGCGGATCGACGGTGGGGATGGGTGCGGCCGTCGTGCGCGACGTCACCGTCGGATCGACCGTGCTCGGGGTGCCGGCCAGGCCGGCCGACGCCTGAGCCGTCCCAGGCGTCGCGACGCGATCAGGGCGCGGCCATCCCACCCTCGCTGTCCCACAGGTCACGCCCGAGGCCCTCGGCCGGGTCCTCCGCGGCGAGCAGCTCGTTCGCCGTACGGAAGTCCTTCTGGTCGCTGGCCCAGCGCATCAGCCGATCGGCGCGGGCCGGGCTGGTCTCCGGCGGGATCACCAACAGCTCGATCAGCTGCCCGGTGAGCATCTTCACCGACATCACGTGGGTGTCGTCGCGCGGGAACGACCCGACCTTGACCGGCCCGCGGGCCGTCAGCACGTGGCGGACCGACGGCCGGCCCGGCGCGGCGTCCCAGTCGGGGCGGGAGAAGAGCAGCCGGGCGATGCGGCCGGACGGCGGGAAGTGGTCGACCAGGTCGGCCGCCTCACGCTGGAAGTCGCGCGACCGTGGCCACCACGCGCCGTCGACGCCACCGGTCGGCATCCGGTCCTGCACCTCGAACCGGAGCCGGAGCTCGTCCGTGGGGGTGGTCGCGACGGGCTGAGCTGGTGACGTCGTCATGACGTCCACCTTCCGTGCCGTCCTGGCGACCCGACGGGTCGTGGGTTGACGGCTGATTGCTTTCCACAGTACGCCGCACCTGGGCGCGGGGCGCGGGGCGCGGGGCGCGGGGCACTGGACGCGTCTCGCGGGGCCGCCGGGTCGAGCAGGCGGGCGGGGTTCGCCGTACCCTCGTCGCCGTGCCTGACGAGACCGCCGCCTTCGCCGACGCCGCCGAGACCGCCGACCTGCTGATCCACCGCGACCGTATGGCGCCCGGGGTGCTCGAGGTGACCTTCAACCGCCCCGAGCGGCGCAACGCGTTCACGCAGGGGATGTACCAGCAGATGCTCGACCTCTTCACCGACCTCGCCGGGGACCGTTCGGTGCGGGTGGTGGTGCTGCGTGGCGCCGGCGGCAAGGCGTTCGCGGCCGGGAACGAGATCTCCGACTTCCTCGCGGCGGACCCGGTGGACTACGAGAACTGGATCCGCGAGATGTTCGAGCGGCTCTGGGCCCTGCCCCAGGTCACCATCGCCGCGATCGACGGGGTCTGCGTCGGCGGCGGCCTGGCGGTGGCGACCCACTGCGACCTGCGGGTGGCGACGACGGCGTCGCGGTTCGGCTACCCGATCGCACGGACCTTGGGCAACGCGCTCTCCGGCACCGTCCTCTACCGCTGCCAGTCGATCTTCGGGGAGTCGCTGACCCGCGAGATGCTGCTCGCCTCGCGGCTGATCGGCGCGGATCGCGCGTACGGCGTCGGCGCGCTCGTCGCCGCCGTGGACGACGTCGCCGCGCTCGATGCCGAGGTGCTGGCGCTGGTCGAGGGGATCAGCCAGGCCTCGACCGCGACGCTGGAGACCACCAAGACGCAGCTGCGGGTGCGGGCCACCCGCGCGGAGGCGTCGATGCCGAACGAGGAGGCGATCCTGCGCGAGGTCTACGGCGGTGCGGACTTCGCCGAGGGCGTGCGGGCGTTCCTGGCGAAGGAGAAGCCGGCCTTCGGTCGGTGACGTACGTCCGGATGGGATGAGTCGTACGTACGGCGTATCGTCGTGGGTATGGGAACGAGCGTGACTCCATCGCAGCTGCGGGCAGACATCTACCGCCTGATCGACGCCGTGCTCGAGACCGGTGAGCCCTTGGTGATCGAGCGGAAGGGAAGGACGTTGCGGTTGGTGCCAGACCACGGGGAGGGCAAGTTGTCCAGACTGCGGCCCCAGCCTGAGGTCATCGTGGGGGACCCGGAGGATCTCGTGGAGATCGACTGGATGGCCGATTGGGATCCCGATCGGGCCCTCAACCCGTGATCCATCTCGACACCCACGTCGCCATGTGGCTGTGGGTCGGTGAGTTGGATCGGCTGCCCGCGCGCCTCAAGTCCCGGCTCGAGTCCGACGATCTCGCGGTCTCGCCGATGGTGCGCCTCGAACTCGCCTACCTTCATGAGGTCGGCAGGAGCACACACGCCGCGGAGCGGGTGCTCGACGGGCTGGCGCGGCTGATCGGCGTCGTCGAGGACGCGACCCCGTTCAGCGACGTCGTGGCCGTCGCAGCGCAGGTGGGATGGACCCGGGATGTCTTCGACCGGATGATCGCGGCGCAGGCACTGGCCGCCGGTGCGCACCTCGCGACGCGCGATCGGGTGATCCGAGCGGCGATTCCGGAGCACACGCTCTGGGACTGACGCTGTTCAACCGTCCAACGCGGCCGCGAGCGCCGCGATCTGCTCGGCCGGCGGTTGGTAGCCGGGGAAGTAGCAGCAGATCCTGTCCGCCTCCTCGCCGAAGCGTCGGTGGATCTCCGCGGCGCACTCCTCCGGGGTGCCGACCACGCCGATCGTGGCCACCATCGCGTCGTCGACCAGGCCGAACATGCTGGCCACGTCCCCGACCTTGGAGAGCCGGTTGAGCTCCGGCTGGATCTGAGCCCATCCCTCCACCTCCAGCACCGGGAGGTACGCCGGCGTCGAGGCGTAGAAGGCGATCAGCCCGCGGACACCGGTGATCGCGGCCTCCCGCTCCTCCTCGGTGCGGTACATCGCGGTGATCGCCGCGGGCAGCACGGCGAGGTCGTCGGGGCTGCGCTGCGCCCGTTCGAGGCCCTCGGCCACTGCCGGCATCGTCCGCTCGCGGAAGTGGCGCTCGGTGTGGAACGGCATCACCAGCACGCCGTCGGCCACCTCGGCGGCGGTCCGGGTCATCAAGGGCCCCAACGCACCGAGCAGCACCGGGGGAGGGCCGAAGGGGTTCGGACCCGGCACGAACGTCGGCGGCATCAGCGTGTGGGTGGTGTGCTTGCCGCGGAACTCCAGTCGCTCACCGGTCTCCCACGACCGCAGGATCGCCTTGACCGCACCCACGATCTCCCGCATCCGAGCCGCGGGCGGCGACCACGTGGCGCCGTACCGC from Nocardioides sambongensis includes:
- a CDS encoding DUF5994 family protein; amino-acid sequence: MTTSPAQPVATTPTDELRLRFEVQDRMPTGGVDGAWWPRSRDFQREAADLVDHFPPSGRIARLLFSRPDWDAAPGRPSVRHVLTARGPVKVGSFPRDDTHVMSVKMLTGQLIELLVIPPETSPARADRLMRWASDQKDFRTANELLAAEDPAEGLGRDLWDSEGGMAAP
- the folP gene encoding dihydropteroate synthase is translated as MSGPMRFRRHHVDADADLMMAIVNRTPDSFFDKGATWAEDAAFARVESVVAEGAEIVDIGGIKAAPGVEIGPEEERARVVDFVARVRASFPDLVISVDTWRASVGAAVCEAGADILNDAWGGADPELVDVAAQYDAGIICTHTGGVTPRTRPYRIEYADLMGSVLSDCLGYAERALAAGVARESIVIDPAHDFGKNTFHSLEVTRRLGEMVETGWPVLVSLSNKDFVGETLGMEVGDRLIGTLAATAWCAQAGARIYRVHQVTETRQTVDMVASIAGRRPPLRAIRGIQ
- a CDS encoding TIGR03617 family F420-dependent LLM class oxidoreductase: MTNVAIAMPRSPMHLAHTAWDLQLMSRGRFRLGLGSQIRPHIEKRYGATWSPPAARMREIVGAVKAILRSWETGERLEFRGKHTTHTLMPPTFVPGPNPFGPPPVLLGALGPLMTRTAAEVADGVLVMPFHTERHFRERTMPAVAEGLERAQRSPDDLAVLPAAITAMYRTEEEREAAITGVRGLIAFYASTPAYLPVLEVEGWAQIQPELNRLSKVGDVASMFGLVDDAMVATIGVVGTPEECAAEIHRRFGEEADRICCYFPGYQPPAEQIAALAAALDG
- a CDS encoding class III extradiol ring-cleavage dioxygenase family protein, with amino-acid sequence MVLVPGVPALLPEYASLEDPVADLRAACRTAVERLGPRVRVVASAPSGGRVGAALVEASAGQVVDDGETGVLLVGNGSAKRTEKAPGHLDERAEAFDAALAAGLRGGTVAVDAALADELWADVGALAAVDGLGAGEMLYDATPFGVAYWVVGWR
- a CDS encoding NeuD/PglB/VioB family sugar acetyltransferase, whose translation is MTQPVVVVGAGGMGRCVLDVIDAVNEAQPSPAYEVIGVVDDGDPDPDLLAARGVDLLGGVNALEDLPTEVGYLIGIANTAVKRRLDERLSVIGRPSPVLVHPNVHRGFDVRLGPGSVICSHVSMENHIRVGRHVHVNQNSTVGHDTVLGDHSTVSPLVAVSGNVVMKDEVFVGTGASIRQGVQLGRGSTVGMGAAVVRDVTVGSTVLGVPARPADA
- a CDS encoding enoyl-CoA hydratase-related protein, yielding MPDETAAFADAAETADLLIHRDRMAPGVLEVTFNRPERRNAFTQGMYQQMLDLFTDLAGDRSVRVVVLRGAGGKAFAAGNEISDFLAADPVDYENWIREMFERLWALPQVTIAAIDGVCVGGGLAVATHCDLRVATTASRFGYPIARTLGNALSGTVLYRCQSIFGESLTREMLLASRLIGADRAYGVGALVAAVDDVAALDAEVLALVEGISQASTATLETTKTQLRVRATRAEASMPNEEAILREVYGGADFAEGVRAFLAKEKPAFGR
- a CDS encoding PIN domain-containing protein, with amino-acid sequence MIHLDTHVAMWLWVGELDRLPARLKSRLESDDLAVSPMVRLELAYLHEVGRSTHAAERVLDGLARLIGVVEDATPFSDVVAVAAQVGWTRDVFDRMIAAQALAAGAHLATRDRVIRAAIPEHTLWD
- a CDS encoding type II toxin-antitoxin system Phd/YefM family antitoxin, producing MGTSVTPSQLRADIYRLIDAVLETGEPLVIERKGRTLRLVPDHGEGKLSRLRPQPEVIVGDPEDLVEIDWMADWDPDRALNP
- a CDS encoding glucosyl-3-phosphoglycerate synthase, which encodes MSDVRTAHWDDWTIEQLIAAKGDRRVSLVVPARNEAATVGDVVSRVRSALVETVDLLDEIVVIDSDSTDATFEVAASAGAVVHRAAEIRPDLGTRPGKGEAMWKSLFVTSGDVLVFMDADLTDWDTHFVPGLLGPLLEPGSAVELVKGFYARPGVGGPLDGGRVTELVARPLIALLFPDLAGLVQPLAGEWAVRRSLFATLTVPTGYAVELAALVDTVRLRGVETIAQVDLGVRAHQHQALHDLGGMATQILAAGLARSGGAGGGAPTTPATLRQFRMDGGPTPHDRAVPTDERPPAEEYL
- a CDS encoding N-acetylmuramoyl-L-alanine amidase family protein; the encoded protein is MVALLAAVALSTGCGAQPVAPTMEATGAPTRGSGDEAAAGPAGPEAARAERHAEPARPLAGKVVVLDPGHQLGNARFPTETNAPVDAGGFSKACNSTGTATDDGYPEATLVWEVAARVRARLEERGATVVLTRARNSAEEWGPCIDVRGRAGNPGSPGRPPTSRSACTPTATSAPTRAGST